The window GATCTCACCGCCGCACGTCTTCCCGACCCGTCGCGGGAACTCCGTGTGCTCGGGACTGTGCCGTCGAGTGCACGACCGTCACACGGGATGGTCAGGTCTGTACGGGGTGAGACGCGGGTGGGTTTCGGAGGGTTGCACGTACCCCAGCCCAGCCCTTCAGGGCGCGTGCGCGACGGCGAGCAGGTGGGGGCTCACGCCGAGCAGAGCCGGCTCCGACTCGAGTCGAGCCAGGAGGGCGAACAGGAGACTCCTCCGCCTCGGATCCTCGAGTCGTGTCTCGATGTCAGCGAGCGCCGCGGCTGGACCCTCCACACCGATGAGCCCGTCGCAGATCAGGCCCGCAGCCTCGACCTCTGCCCGCAGCTCGTCCGGCCGATGGAGGGCCGCAGTGGTGAAGTAGTCGGGATGCTCACCAGGATTGTGGTGTCGCCCCGTGCGCAGGTCCGCGTCGAGGATCGACTCGAATACCGGATCGAGGTAGAGCTCGCGCACCAGCGCGTCCATGGCGGAAGCGAAGCGCGAAATGGCTGCCGCCACCAGCCGTCCGCCCGGACGCAGTACGCGCCGAGCCTCGGACAGCGCACGCAGCCGGTCGTCGGGCTCCGGCAGATGGTAGAGGGGGCCCAGCAGCAACACGGCATCGGCGCTCTGGTCCGCGAACGGAAGCGCCCGTGCGTCTCCCACCTGAGCGCTGTCGAGGGCAACTCCCGCAGCAGTGCGTCGTCCGTGGGCTACTCGAACCAGACGAGACACCGCATCCATCAGGTGCACCTGGTAGCCTCGCTCGCGGAGCCAGAACGCGTAGGCTCCGGCGGCACCGCCGATGTCGAGGATGCGGGCTGGGGCGGGAGGCAGCACCCGGCCGAGCACCTCGCGGGTACGCTCTCCCTCCAGGCGAAAAGGACCCGCAAGGCGATCCTCCTCGGCGTACGTCTCGTAGAAACGGACGACGTCCGGCCTGGGCGTGCTCCCGCCCCCCTGAGCGTTCCCCTGGCCGCCCGGCATCAGCCCTCCATCAACTGATACCCGGCCCAGGCGGCTGCCAGACCGACCACGACCTGGAGCGCTACGTTGAGGGCTGCGCGGCCGGGATGTCCGGCCTGTGCGAGCCCCACCGATTCGGCGGCGAACGCCGAGAAGGTGGTGAACCCACCGAGAAGTCCCACCAGGACGAACAGGCGCAGGGACGGGTCCGGCGAGCCTTGCAGCTCGACCATCCGACCCATCACGCCGATGCCGAAGCAGCCCACGATGTTCACGACCAGGGTGCCGAGCGGAAAGACCTGGATGGGCACCAGCCGGTAGGCCAGCACTCCGACCAGATAGCGGCCCACCGACCCCAGGAACCCTCCAGTTCCCACCAGCAGGAGCTGCGAAAGCGAAAAGCCGGTCATCGCCTCCATCCGATCCGTCATCTGCCGGAGATGGCCCCCGGCCGCGGTCCGTCCCCGTGCTCCGTCATGTGCCGGATGGGCGATCGCAGCTCCGGGCGCGAGCGTTCCAGCACACCGAAGTGCGGAGGATAACCCGATGATTCCCGATCCGCTCCATCCCGCCATCGTCCACTTCCCCGTGGTCCTGGCCGTGGCGCTGCCGCTCGTCGTCCTGTACGTGCTGGTCCGCCACCGCACCACGCCACCCACCCGCTCCACCTGGGCCGGGGTGGTGCTCCTTTCACTGGCGCTGGCCGGATCGTCCTGGCTGGCCCTCGAGACAGGAGAGGCCCAGGAGGAGACCGTGGAGGACGTGGTGCCGCGCACCGCGCTGCACGCCCACGAGGAGGCGGCCGAAGCGCTGCTGGGTGTCACGGTGATCACCGTGTTGGTGGCACTCACCGGCCTGGCCGGGGGCCGCGCCGGATCGGCGGCACGCATTGCCACCGGGGTGGCTGCGCTCGCCGTGGTCGTGGCGGGCTACCGGGTCGGGCATAGCGGCGGGGAGCTGGTCTATCGCCACGGCGCCGCGCAGGCCTACGTGCAGGGCGCGTCCAGCCAGGCGCGAATCGACCTCACGGGCCGAGCAGACCGGGACGATGACGACGACGAGCGTCATCGCTGAACGCCACGCCCGTCGGCGCTGGCCGCCCCCTCCGGGCGCCGCGCCGGCGGGCGGACCCGTCAGGCGAACGGCCCTCGGGTCGTGACCTGCAACACCGAGCCGGCGGGCTCCCGCACCTGCACGGATTCACCGTCGCGAGCGAATGGCCATCCCAACGCATCCAGGCGCTGGGCCAGTCGCTCCAACTCGTCCGCCGCACCGACCTGCATGGTCCAGGCCCTCAGGCCCGGAGCACCGGCATGGGGTTGCGGCAGTCCGAGGGAGGACCAGGTGTTGATGCCGAGATGGTGGTGGTATCCCCCGGCGGCCAGGAAGCTGGCTTCGCTCCGCCAGCGTTGCATGCGTTCGAGCCCTACCCCCTCCACGTAGAACTCCTCCGCGGCCAGCAAGTCGGACACGCGCAGGTGCATGTGGCCGATCCCCACCGTCGGCGGGGGCGGGGCGTCCGCGTCGCCCTCCCGCAGCAGGGCCTGCACATCGAGCGGATCGGTGACCATCTGCAGCGCGCCACCCTGAAACGGCCATTCGGCGCGTGAGCGGTCACGATAGAGCTCGATGCCGTTGCCTTCCGGGTCTGCCAGGTAGAGCGCTTCGCTGACACCATGGTCGGCCGCGCCCTGGAGCGGATAGCGCGCCGCCGCCAAGCGAGCCAACGCGTCCGCCAGACGGGCTCGCTCCGGGTAGAGCAGGGCCACATGGAACAGCCCTGTCGCGGGGCGCACGGTCACCGAAGGATCTGCTGGCTCGAGCGCGAGGAAGGGCACGCCGCCCCCGAGCAGCACCCGTTCAGAGGTCTCCTCGTGTACCGTCAGCCCCAGCACGTCGCGGTAGAACCTCGTGAGCTCGGCCGGCGAGCGAACGCCGAGCGTCAACGTGGCCGGGTGCGCATCCGCTGCGATCGCCATCGGGGCCACCTCTGGAAGGCTAGAGATACTCTTCGACGACGAGGCCCGCCGCTTCCAGACCGGTGACGATCTCCTCGACGTGGTCGCGCCCCCGGGTTTCCAGGTGCATCACGATCTCGACATCTCCCACGGAGATGTCGGCGAAGCCACGCCGGTGACCGATCTCCAGCACGTTGGCCCCCAGGTGGGCCACCCGATCGGTCAGGCGCGCCAACGATCCCGGACGGTCCCTCACCTTCACCATCAGACGCGCCAGGCGCCCGTCGCCCACCAGCCCACGCTCGATGATCCGGGAGAGAGTGCTGACGTCGATGTTGCCGCCGCAGAGGACAGGCACCACCACATCGTCCGCCGAGACCGGAATGCGCCCCGCCAGCAACGCCGCCAGCGGAACGGCGCCCGCCCCTTCGACCAGCGTCTTCTCGCGCTCGAGCAGCAGCATGATGGCGCTGGCGATCTCCTCCTCACCGACCGTGACGATGTCGTCGACCAGCTGCTCGATGATGGGAAAGGTCAGGTCACCCACGCGTTTGACGGCGATCCCGTCCGCCAGCGTGTCCGAAGTCTCGATATCGACGATCTCTCCGCGTTCCCGCGAGCGCAGCGCCGTCGGAGCCGCATCCGCCTCCACCCCGATCACCCGCACCTCCGGCTTGAGCGCCTTGATGGCGATGGCGGTGCCGGAGATCACTCCGCCGCCGCCGATGGGTACGACCACCGTGGTGACGTGCGGGACCTGCTCGGCGATCTCCAGCCCGATGGTGCCTTGTCCCGCGATCACGTGTGGATCGTCGAAGGCGTGGACCATCACCAGACCCTCGGTGTCGTGCAGACGCTTGGCTTCGGCGATGGCATCGGAGAACCTGGCCCCCTTGAGGACCACACGGGCGCCGTAGTTGCGTGTGCGCGTGACCTTGATGAACGGAGCCGTCTCCGGCATCACCACGGTCGAGGGAATTCCGAGCCGGGTGGCGTGCAAGGCCACGGCTTGCGCGTGGTTGCCGGCGCTGGCAGCCACCACGCCCCGCCTGCGCTCCTCGTCCGTCAGCAGGCTGAGGCGGTTGAGGGCGCCACGCTCCTTGAAGGCGCCCATCCGGTGCATGTTCTCGAACTTGAACCAGACTTCGCAGGGCAGATCGTCGACGAACGCCAGCGAGCGAGCACACGGCGTCAGCACGATGTTCCCTTCGAGGCGAAGGCGCGCCTCACGGATGTCGCTCAACGTGGGCATCGTTCGGCCCGGACCCACCGAGGGCTGGGACATGGATCGGCTCGTCAGCGAATCCGGTATCGACCCACCCGCAGGGGCGGATCCACGCGCCACATGAAGTGGAGGCGGTTTTCCCCGTCGACGAGCACGTTCTTCTTCTCGTCCCGCGTCTTGGGGTAGTCGTTCCCCTGCTCGCTCTCGACCACGAGCACGTGCCCGGCGGGAAGCTCCGCGTCGAGAGCCTCCAGCTTCTGTCGCAACTCGCTCAGCACCGACTGTTCGGCTTCGTCCTGGACGTCACCCTCGGCGTGCGCGTCCAGCTCGATCAGCTCGTCGCGCACGTAGCGATCCTCGAACTCGTCCGCAGCGATCGACGTGGCGTTGTTGCGCCGAAACCCGATCTCGGTCATGGCGCGAGCGTCGAAGTTGATGTCTACGCTGTGCAGGTTGGCACCGTATCTACGAAGGATCATCCGTCCCTGTTGGTTGGAGCGACTCCGTGGAGTCGGTTAGTCCTCGAAGCTCAGCAAGCGTGTAAGCTCCTCCGGCGACAGCTCCTGGGTCGTCTTGGAGCCACTGCGCCCGCCGCGGGTGCGTCGCGGGCCGCTGGCCGGCCCTCCGACCCCTTCGCCGCCGTAGTCGAACTCGGGAAGACTCACACGCTCGATGGGTCGACCCAAGCGATACTCGATCGACTTGAGATGACCGAGATCCGTGGCGGTCACGAAGGTGACGGCCGTCCCTACGGCGCCCGCGCGACCCGTACGCCCGATCCGGTGCACGTAGTCCTCCGGATCCAGCGGAATGTCGTAGTTCACCACGTGCGAGATCCCCTCGACGTCGAGGCCCCGCTGGGCGATGTCGGTGGCGACCAGAACACGCACGTCTCCCTGCGTGAAGCGATCGAGGGCGCGAGTGCGCATCTTCATGCGCAGGTCGGAGTGCATCACGTCCGTCTTCACGCCTTCACGCTCCAGATAGACCTTGAGCGCGTCCGCTCCCGACTTCGTGCGCGTGAAGACCAGCACCTGCTCCCAGCCCGGCTCGGCCAGGAGCTTGAGGAGCAGCTCCGGCTTCTTGGCCGGCTTCACCAGGTAGCAGAGCTCCTCGATCCCTTCCGCCGTGGACCCCGCAGGCGTCACCTCGATCCAGATCGGGTCTTTCATGATGCGGAGCGCCAGCGCATGCACGCCGTTCGGCATGGTGGCGGAGAAGAGCAGGGTCTGCCGCTTCCCCTTGAGGCGCTTCAGCACCTCGTCGATCTGCGGACGGAAACCCATGTCCAGCATGCGGTCCGCCTCGTCCAGGATCAGGACCCGCACATGCTGGAGGTCGACGTTCTTGCGCTCCAGGTGGTCGATGAGACGGCCCGGCGTGGCCGAGATCACCTCGACTCCGTTGTTCAGCGCACTCAACTGGGGCCCGAAGGGTACGCCGCCCACGATGGTGGCGACCTTGATCTTGGAGCCCTTCGCGAACGATTCGGTGTCCTCGGCCACCTGCTGGGCCAGCTCGCGCGTCGGACACAGCACCAGCGCCTGGACCACCCCGGTGGGCTCCAGCCGCTCCAGCGTGGGCAGCATGAAGGCCCCGGTCTTCCCGGTGCCCGTCTGGGCAATGCCTACGATGTCCGTCCCTTCCAGGGCGGACGGGATCGCCTTCACCTGGATGGGCGAAGGTGTGCTCCATCCCAGCGCCTCGACGGCCGCCAGGCTGGACTCGGAGAGTCCCAGGCTCTTGAAGTCTGACATGTGGGTAATGTATAGGCGACGGCGCCCACGCGTAGGGTGTCTCCGTTTCGACGATCGCGGCCGCCCAGGGGAACACACCCGTGCAACGGACCTCCGTCCTTTTCGTCTGCCTCGGCAACATCTGTCGCTCACCACTCGCCGAGGGCGTGTTCCGACACCTCGTGGAGGAACGTGCGTGGAGCGAGCGCTTCGAGATCGACTCGGCTGGCACCGGAGGGTGGCACGTCGGCGAGCCCCCCGATCCGCGCTCCCAGGCCGTGGCCCGTTCACACGGAATCGTGCTGGACAGCCGAGCCCGCCGCCTGGAACCCGAGGATCTCGACCGCTTCGAGTGGGTGCTGGCCATGGACCGCGAGAACCTCGCGGCCCTTCGTCGGGCGGCAGAGCGCATCGGCGGGGGGCAGGCGCGCCTGCACCTGCTGCGCGAGTTCGATCCCGAGGCCGGCTCCGATCTGGAGGTGCCGGACCCCTACTACGGAGGGAATGACGGCTTCGAGCAGGTGTACGCCATGATCCGCCGCGCCTGTGAAGAGCTGCTGGTTGAGATCTCCGAGTGAGCCGGGGCGAGCCGAGCCTGACCGGCCTGCCCGCGAGCCTGCGGGCGACTGTGCAAGATCGCCTCGGCTCGCCCATCCGCGACGCGCACCCCGTCTCCGGGGGCTGCATCCATGACGCCCGGCTTCTCGAGCTGGAAGGCGGGTCCCGCGCGTTCCTGAAGTGGGGTGCGCGGCAGGACCCCGAGATCTTCGTCGCGGAAGCGGAGGGATTGGACGCGCTGCGCGTCGCTGGGGCACCGCGCCTCCCGCAGGTGTTGGGGGTGTCCGCTGCGGGCGAGGGGCCCGGTTGGCTGCTCCTCGAATACATCGCGCCCGGGCGTCCCGGCCCCGCCTTCCACGACCAGCTGGCCGTTGGCCTGGCCTCGATCCACCGCGCCGGGACCGGCCCAGCGGGGTGGCACCGACAGGGGTGGATCGGGCCTCTCGACCAGGACAACCGCCGCAGCCCGGACTGGCCGGCCTTCTGGCGGGACCGGCGACTGCTGCCCCAGCTGGAGCGCGCGCACCGAGAGGGGTTGCTCGACCGGTTGCGCAGCCCGTGGCCGGAGCTGCTGGACCGCGTGGAGGTGCTACTGGCCCATCGGTCCGGAGCTGCCCGGCTGCACGGCGATCTGTGGAGCGGCAACGTGTTTGCGGACGGCGCCGGTGAACCCGTCCTGATCGATCCTGCCGTCTACCACGGGGACGCGCTCGTGGACCTGGCCATGGCCTACCTGTTCGGCGGCTTCGCGCCGCGGTTCTTCCGAGCCTACTACGAGGCGGCGGAGCTGGACGAGGAGTCGGAGCGGGAGCGGGCTCTGTACCAGCTCTATCCCCTGCTGGTGCACGTCAACCTGTTCGGCGGCAGCTACGTGCGCGCCGCGCTCCGCAGCGCGAGCCTCGTATTGTCCTGAGCGGCCGCGGGCCTGCGACGACGGGACGCCCCGCTGTGTGACGCTTCCCTAACGGACGCCCGCGCCTTGGGCGCCCAGCACGCGGGCCATGCGATCGATGGCCTCTTCGAGGAGCGCATCGGAGGTGGCGAAGCTCATGCGCGCGTAGCGCGCGTCTCCGAACGCCTCACCCGGCACCAGGGCCACGCCCACCTCCTCCAGGACCCGAGTGCACACGTCGGCGGCGCTGGACAGGGACTCGCCGAACGCGCCATCCACACGGAAGTAGAGATAGAACGCTCCGTCCGGGCGCACGTAGCTGACCCCGGGAAGTTTCTCTTGCACGCGCGTCGTGACCAGATCCCGCCGACGACGAAACGCACCCAGCATCTCGGCGACGGCTGCGTTCATGCGCTGCGGGTCCTGATAGGCAGCCAAGGTGGCGTACTGGCTCGGCGCCGCCGGATTCGATGTGGTATGGCTCTGCAATGCCGTCATCTTCCGGGCCAGATCGGGCTCGGAATACGAGTAGCCGATCCGCCACCCCGTCATCGCGACGGCCTTGGACGCACCGTTGAAGAGGACGTACGGACCGAGCGAGTCCGGGGGCAGGGAAAGCACACCGGGCGCACGTCCGCCCGGCCCGAAGTAGATCCGTTGATAGATCTCGTCGGACAGCAACACGACGTCGTGGTCACGCGCCCACTCGGCGACTGCCCGCAGCTCCTCCGCCGTGTAGACCGCACCGCTGGGATTCGACGGTGAACTGAACAGCAGCCCTTTCGTGTTCGGAGTGCGTACGCGCTCCAGGTCCTCGGGTGTGAGCTTGTGGTCGCGGGACTCGTCGCCGCTCACGAAGACGGGGGTGGCCCGGGCCAGCGTGATCATCTCGGGATAGCTGGTCCAGTAGGGCGTGGCCACCAGGACCTCGTCCCCGGGCCCGAACAGACAGAAGCACGCGTTGAAGAGCGGCTGCTTGGCGCCGGCCCCCACCACCACGCCCTCGGCGTCGAGGGGGCGGCCGGCCTCGTCCTCGTGGTAGCGGGCGATCGCCTGTCGAAGCTCGGGGATGCCGGGCGTGGGTGTGTACCGCGTCCGGCCCGCGCGGATCGCCTCGATCCCCGCTTCGGAGATCCAGTCCGGCGTATCGAAGTCCGGCTCACCGGCACTCAGATCGATGATGTCGCGACCCTCGGCCTTCAGGCGCTTGGCCAGGGTGCTGACCGCGATGGTGGCCGAGGGCCGGAGTTGGGCGATGTTGCTGCTGAACCGCACGGAGAACCTCGGATCCAGGTGTAGGACGCTCTGCACAGGCGGGGCACCGCGGGTTTGGAGCGCCACGCTCCGGGCCTGAGGTGGGGCGCGCCGCTGGGCCCGCGCCGTCGACGGCCAGTATGGGTCCCCGAGCGGGGTGCCGCCATCCCAAAGGCGGTGAAAGCACCCTCAGCGGGCTATCTTCGAAAACCGTGCCGTCACCCATTCGGTTGTACTTCGACTACGTGGACCCGCTCGCCTGGCCCGCCGAGGCGCGGGCCCGGGAGCTGGCCGCCCTAGGGTTCACCGTCGAGCACATCCCCTTGGAGCTCCGGGCGCCCCCGGCCCCCCTGCTCGCCCCGGAGGAGCTGGCGGACCGGCAGGCCCAGGCCGCCCGCCTGGGTCCGCCTGGACTGGCGCCCCTCCCGCGATTCGTGCCCTGGACCCGAAAAGCGCACGAGCTGGCCATGATGGGCCGGGAGAAGGGGGTCTTCGACAGGGTTCACACCGCCCTGCTGACTGCCCATCTTTGCAGGGCTCTGGACATCGGGCGCATCGACGTGCTGGTGGAGTTGGCCGCCGGGCTCGGTCTGGACCGGACCGAGGCGAAAGCGGTGCTGGACGTCGACCGGCATGCGGACGCGATCGCCCGTATCCGAGAGCATGCGCTCTCGGCCGGCATCGCCACGGTCCCCTGGTTCATGGTCGGCGAACGGAGCTTCCCGGGCGTCCCCGACATGGCGGCGCTCGTGCACGCAGCACAGGAGGAGTGAGAGGGAGATGGCAGGCTATCGGAGAAAGACGGCGCTGACGCCGGGTGAGGTGCTGTCGCGTGCGGAAGAGATCCTCCCCGACATCCTCGGTTTGAGCCGAACCAAGAGCTCGACGCACGGCGCCACCTACTCGGGCGCCGAGGGCACGGTTTCCCTCAACGCGCACGGACACGGCTACTACACGGAAGTGGTCGCATCGACCGACCGCCTGCGCACGTCTCGCATGGACTACGAGATCCAACGCTTCCTCAACCGTCTCCCGTACGAGCCCGGCGACCGCGCCGGCTCTACCGCGGGCGCACAAGCGTGACGTCCATGGAGTCTTTCGAGGCCATGGGCCTGGCCGCAGACCTGATCGAGGCGCTGGGCACGGAAGGGGTCGAAGTGCCCACTCCCCTCCAGGCCGGCGTCATGCCCGTCATCCGCAGGGGCGGCAGCGTGCTGCTGGAGGGTGGCCCTGGCGGAGGAACGCTGGTGGCCTACGGAGCGGCCCTGCTCGACCGGCTCGAGGAGCCCAGCCGCCAATCGGTCCTCATCGCCACGACGGGTGACACCGAATCCGATGCCCTGGCACGGTCGCTGGCTCCGATCGCCGAGGTGCGCGGCGCCAGCGTCGCTGCCCTGGGCAGCCACTGGGCCACCCCGACCGACGCCTGCATCCTGTTCGGGTCGGTCGATCGACTCGTCGACCTGTTGCGACTGTCGGAGCTCGACCTCGAGAACGTGCAGGCCCTTGTCTGTGATGGGACCGCCGTTGCGGAGGGGATGGGCAAGCTCGAGGGCCTCACCTTGCTCGCCGAGGCGTTGCCGGGAGTGCAGAAGGTCTTCGTGGGCCTTCCCATCTCCCCCGCCGTCGAAGCCCTGGCCCGCCGCACCGCCGACAAGCCCGTCCATATCCCGCCGCGAGCGGTCGAAGCGGAGGGCGCAGCGCCCGCCACCGGCCGCGGCACGTTGCAGTACCGCCTGGTGGCGGGACGTCGCCTCGATCACCTGGTGAACATCGTCCACGAGCGGATCGAGCGGGCCGGCAGGGAGCACGTGGCGATCTCCTTCCGCACCGAGGATCAGGCCGCCGATGTCGGTGACGAGATCGCCACGCGTGGCTTCACGGTGGGGGCCCCGGGGGATCTGGAGGCGCGCGTCTGGCTCTGTCCGCCCAGCGCGTCCGAACTCCCGCAGGTGGAGGACCCCATCACGGTGGTGGGCTACGAAGCGCCGGTGGGACCGGAGGCTTTGACCACCCTGTATGCGAGCCACACGGACTGCATCGTACTGGTGGAAGCCCGCGAGCTACCGCACCTGCGCGACACCGCTGGACGGGCGGGATTCGATGTCCGCGTGTTGCCGGTGCGTCCCTCCGAGCGGGCCGATGCAGAGCTTCTGGCGCTGGAGCGACGGCTGCGGGCGCGGCTCAAGGCGCCCGGACTGACGCCTTTCCTGCTCCTGGCCGAGCGCTTGGCGGGCGAGCAGGACCCACTCGAGGTGGCGTCTGCCGCCCTGGCCCTGGCCCTGGAGACCGGCCCCACCCCCTCGGCCGCGCCCCGCGAGCGGGCCGAGGTCGGCGCTCAGGCGCCGCCGGCCGCAGCGAGCTGGACCAAGCTGTTCCTGTCCATCGGGAGCAAGGATCAGGTCGGTCCCGGCGACCTCCTGGGGGCCATCACTGGAGAGTCGGGCATCTCTGGCTCCCAGGTCGGTCGCATCGACATCCACGAGACCTATACGCTGCTCGATGTGCAGACCGCTCAGGCCGAAAAGGTGATGAAGGCGCTGAACGGCACGACCATCCGTGGTCGCAGCATTCGAGCAGACTTCGATCGCGGACAGAAGAAGTCGCGTCCGCGCGGCGGTCCCCGAGGGGGGCGCGGACGGGGTCCGCGCACACCCCGACCTCAGGGGAATGCCTGAACCTCCTGAAAAACAAGGGAAAAGCGAAGGCAAAACCGAGAGGGGTCACGACGTCGACGACGTCGTGACCCCTCGGTGCGTTCTCGTGCGGCGGTGCTCGAGAAGCGCGCTAGTTGATGGCGTCCTTGAGGCCTTTGCCGGCGCGGAAGGCCGGGCTCTTGGAGGCCGCGATCCGGATGGTCTGACCCGTACGCGGATTGCGTCCGGTGCGCGCCTT is drawn from Gemmatimonadota bacterium and contains these coding sequences:
- a CDS encoding methyltransferase domain-containing protein: MPGGQGNAQGGGSTPRPDVVRFYETYAEEDRLAGPFRLEGERTREVLGRVLPPAPARILDIGGAAGAYAFWLRERGYQVHLMDAVSRLVRVAHGRRTAAGVALDSAQVGDARALPFADQSADAVLLLGPLYHLPEPDDRLRALSEARRVLRPGGRLVAAAISRFASAMDALVRELYLDPVFESILDADLRTGRHHNPGEHPDYFTTAALHRPDELRAEVEAAGLICDGLIGVEGPAAALADIETRLEDPRRRSLLFALLARLESEPALLGVSPHLLAVAHAP
- the crcB gene encoding fluoride efflux transporter CrcB, with the protein product MTGFSLSQLLLVGTGGFLGSVGRYLVGVLAYRLVPIQVFPLGTLVVNIVGCFGIGVMGRMVELQGSPDPSLRLFVLVGLLGGFTTFSAFAAESVGLAQAGHPGRAALNVALQVVVGLAAAWAGYQLMEG
- a CDS encoding DUF2231 domain-containing protein, whose protein sequence is MIPDPLHPAIVHFPVVLAVALPLVVLYVLVRHRTTPPTRSTWAGVVLLSLALAGSSWLALETGEAQEETVEDVVPRTALHAHEEAAEALLGVTVITVLVALTGLAGGRAGSAARIATGVAALAVVVAGYRVGHSGGELVYRHGAAQAYVQGASSQARIDLTGRADRDDDDDERHR
- a CDS encoding VOC family protein, with translation MAIAADAHPATLTLGVRSPAELTRFYRDVLGLTVHEETSERVLLGGGVPFLALEPADPSVTVRPATGLFHVALLYPERARLADALARLAAARYPLQGAADHGVSEALYLADPEGNGIELYRDRSRAEWPFQGGALQMVTDPLDVQALLREGDADAPPPPTVGIGHMHLRVSDLLAAEEFYVEGVGLERMQRWRSEASFLAAGGYHHHLGINTWSSLGLPQPHAGAPGLRAWTMQVGAADELERLAQRLDALGWPFARDGESVQVREPAGSVLQVTTRGPFA
- the ilvA gene encoding threonine ammonia-lyase, with the translated sequence MPTLSDIREARLRLEGNIVLTPCARSLAFVDDLPCEVWFKFENMHRMGAFKERGALNRLSLLTDEERRRGVVAASAGNHAQAVALHATRLGIPSTVVMPETAPFIKVTRTRNYGARVVLKGARFSDAIAEAKRLHDTEGLVMVHAFDDPHVIAGQGTIGLEIAEQVPHVTTVVVPIGGGGVISGTAIAIKALKPEVRVIGVEADAAPTALRSRERGEIVDIETSDTLADGIAVKRVGDLTFPIIEQLVDDIVTVGEEEIASAIMLLLEREKTLVEGAGAVPLAALLAGRIPVSADDVVVPVLCGGNIDVSTLSRIIERGLVGDGRLARLMVKVRDRPGSLARLTDRVAHLGANVLEIGHRRGFADISVGDVEIVMHLETRGRDHVEEIVTGLEAAGLVVEEYL
- a CDS encoding DEAD/DEAH box helicase, coding for MSDFKSLGLSESSLAAVEALGWSTPSPIQVKAIPSALEGTDIVGIAQTGTGKTGAFMLPTLERLEPTGVVQALVLCPTRELAQQVAEDTESFAKGSKIKVATIVGGVPFGPQLSALNNGVEVISATPGRLIDHLERKNVDLQHVRVLILDEADRMLDMGFRPQIDEVLKRLKGKRQTLLFSATMPNGVHALALRIMKDPIWIEVTPAGSTAEGIEELCYLVKPAKKPELLLKLLAEPGWEQVLVFTRTKSGADALKVYLEREGVKTDVMHSDLRMKMRTRALDRFTQGDVRVLVATDIAQRGLDVEGISHVVNYDIPLDPEDYVHRIGRTGRAGAVGTAVTFVTATDLGHLKSIEYRLGRPIERVSLPEFDYGGEGVGGPASGPRRTRGGRSGSKTTQELSPEELTRLLSFED
- a CDS encoding low molecular weight protein-tyrosine-phosphatase yields the protein MQRTSVLFVCLGNICRSPLAEGVFRHLVEERAWSERFEIDSAGTGGWHVGEPPDPRSQAVARSHGIVLDSRARRLEPEDLDRFEWVLAMDRENLAALRRAAERIGGGQARLHLLREFDPEAGSDLEVPDPYYGGNDGFEQVYAMIRRACEELLVEISE
- a CDS encoding fructosamine kinase family protein, which encodes MSRGEPSLTGLPASLRATVQDRLGSPIRDAHPVSGGCIHDARLLELEGGSRAFLKWGARQDPEIFVAEAEGLDALRVAGAPRLPQVLGVSAAGEGPGWLLLEYIAPGRPGPAFHDQLAVGLASIHRAGTGPAGWHRQGWIGPLDQDNRRSPDWPAFWRDRRLLPQLERAHREGLLDRLRSPWPELLDRVEVLLAHRSGAARLHGDLWSGNVFADGAGEPVLIDPAVYHGDALVDLAMAYLFGGFAPRFFRAYYEAAELDEESERERALYQLYPLLVHVNLFGGSYVRAALRSASLVLS
- a CDS encoding pyridoxal phosphate-dependent aminotransferase, translating into MRFSSNIAQLRPSATIAVSTLAKRLKAEGRDIIDLSAGEPDFDTPDWISEAGIEAIRAGRTRYTPTPGIPELRQAIARYHEDEAGRPLDAEGVVVGAGAKQPLFNACFCLFGPGDEVLVATPYWTSYPEMITLARATPVFVSGDESRDHKLTPEDLERVRTPNTKGLLFSSPSNPSGAVYTAEELRAVAEWARDHDVVLLSDEIYQRIYFGPGGRAPGVLSLPPDSLGPYVLFNGASKAVAMTGWRIGYSYSEPDLARKMTALQSHTTSNPAAPSQYATLAAYQDPQRMNAAVAEMLGAFRRRRDLVTTRVQEKLPGVSYVRPDGAFYLYFRVDGAFGESLSSAADVCTRVLEEVGVALVPGEAFGDARYARMSFATSDALLEEAIDRMARVLGAQGAGVR
- a CDS encoding DsbA family protein, coding for MPSPIRLYFDYVDPLAWPAEARARELAALGFTVEHIPLELRAPPAPLLAPEELADRQAQAARLGPPGLAPLPRFVPWTRKAHELAMMGREKGVFDRVHTALLTAHLCRALDIGRIDVLVELAAGLGLDRTEAKAVLDVDRHADAIARIREHALSAGIATVPWFMVGERSFPGVPDMAALVHAAQEE
- a CDS encoding DEAD/DEAH box helicase, whose protein sequence is MESFEAMGLAADLIEALGTEGVEVPTPLQAGVMPVIRRGGSVLLEGGPGGGTLVAYGAALLDRLEEPSRQSVLIATTGDTESDALARSLAPIAEVRGASVAALGSHWATPTDACILFGSVDRLVDLLRLSELDLENVQALVCDGTAVAEGMGKLEGLTLLAEALPGVQKVFVGLPISPAVEALARRTADKPVHIPPRAVEAEGAAPATGRGTLQYRLVAGRRLDHLVNIVHERIERAGREHVAISFRTEDQAADVGDEIATRGFTVGAPGDLEARVWLCPPSASELPQVEDPITVVGYEAPVGPEALTTLYASHTDCIVLVEARELPHLRDTAGRAGFDVRVLPVRPSERADAELLALERRLRARLKAPGLTPFLLLAERLAGEQDPLEVASAALALALETGPTPSAAPRERAEVGAQAPPAAASWTKLFLSIGSKDQVGPGDLLGAITGESGISGSQVGRIDIHETYTLLDVQTAQAEKVMKALNGTTIRGRSIRADFDRGQKKSRPRGGPRGGRGRGPRTPRPQGNA